Below is a window of Undibacterium sp. YM2 DNA.
GCCACCGAGCCAGACATGTTGCTCCAGGTCCTGAGGATGCTGCGGCCAGCCATGTTCATTCAAATAGGAAGGCGCTGCGCATAACTGGGCAGGCATGCTGCCCAGCTTGCGTGCCACCAGACTGGAATCGGGCAAATTGCCTACCCGCAGCGCAATGTCTATACGTTCATCAATCAGGTCAACCACGGCATCATCCACCAGCAGGCACAAACTCAGCTTCGGGTATTTTTGCAGCGGTGCCAGCGCTTGCGCCAGCATGCCACCAAAGCCTATCGGTGCGGCGATACGCAATTCACCCTGCGGCTCATCCCTGTGGCGGGCCAGCGCCTGCTCGGCAGAACGGGCAGCGGCCACCATGGCGGCACAACCTTCAAAATAGCGCGCACCGGCTTCTGTCAGTGTCAGTTTGCGGGTTGAACGATGTAACAAGGACAAGCCCAGGTCAGCTTCCAGCGCCCGCAAATGCTGGCTGACTGCAGACGGCGTCATGCCCAGCTTGCGGGCTGCACTGGTCAATGAACCCGCGCTAACCACTTCGGCAAACAGAGCCATGCGTTTGTACTGTTCCATATTTACTCCACACAAATCATCAATTTATTAGCACAGCTTCACAGTGTTAGTGATTTTTACCATCTATTCAATAAATCATGAAGCATTCAAACTATAAAGCATATACACACAAAGGAGTTTCAAATGAAAATCGCATTAATTGGCGGCACCGGTTTTGTAGGCACACCCGTTTTGGCAGAATTGCTGAGCCGTGGACATGAAGTCACCCTGCTGGTACGTAACCCATCCAAAGTAGCAGCGCAAGCCGGTCTTAGCGTGGTAAAGGCAGATGTACTCGATGCAGCACAGGTCACACAGGCGGTAGCCGGGCAAGATGCCGTGGTCAGCGCCTACAACCCTGGCTGGGGTGAAGCGCAAATCCATGATCTGTTCTTGCAGGGTACACAAGCCATCTTTACCGGCATCAAACAGGCTGGCGTCAAACGTTTGCTTGTGGTTGGTGGCGCAGGCAGCCTGTTCGTCGCACCTGGCGTGCAACTGGTGGATACACCTGAATTCCCGGCAGAATACAAACAAGGCGCACTGGCCGCACGAGAAGCCCTGAATCTCATCAAGAAAGAAGATTCACTGGAATGGAGCTTCCTGTCGCCACCGATAGGCCTGGCACCCGGCGAGCGTAGCGGCCAATACCGGGTAGGTGCAGACAATCTGCTGCCCGGCGTTGCTGATGCACCTGCGGGTATATCTGTACAGGATCTGGCTGTTGCTATCGTGGATGAACTGGAAACGCCGAAACACATTCAGAAGCGCTTCACCGTCGCCAATTAATTTTCTTCTGATTACCTATCATGCCCAATGCAATTTCGACTACACCAGCATCAGTGAGTGCCAAAGCTGATGAAAATACTCAGCGCAAATTTTTATATGCCGTCACTGCACTGGGTTTGGGTGCATTTGCGATAGGCACAGGTGAATTCGCCATGATGGGCTTGCTGCCTGAAGTAGCCAAAGACCTGGCGGTATCCATACCAGAGGCTGGCCACGTCGTCAGTGCCTATGCCTTTGGTGTGGTCATCGGTGCTCCCTTGTTTGCCGTGCTAACAGCCGGTTGGCCACGCAGGACTTTGTTGATCGCGCTCATATTGCTATTCGCTGCCAGCAATTTTGCAGGGACGCTGACTACCGATTTCCTCTCACTGAATATCGTTCGCTTTATTGCTGGCCTGCCGCACGGTGCCTACTTTGGTGTCGCCACGCTGGTCGCTGCCAATATGGTAGCACCACAAAAACGCGCCACGGCGGTCGGCTTGGTCATCCTGGGCCTGACCAGTTCCACCCTGCTTGGCGTACCAGCAGCAACCTGGCTGGGGCAGACTTGGGGCTGGCAGGCTGCTTATGTTTTTGTCGCCTCGCTGGCGGTAATCAGTAGTGTCGCAGTGTATTTCGCCGTACCAGATGTGCTAGCAGCAAAAAATGCAAATCCCGGAAGCGAGCTCACTGCGCTGGCCAACAAACAGGTCTGGTTGACGCTGGGCATAGGCGCGGTCGGATTTGGTGGCATGTTTGCCGTGTTCAGCTATATCAAACCCATACTTACGGAAGTAACGAAACTGTCTGCTGACGTCATCCCTTTGATACTGTCACTGTTTGGAGTAGGCATGGTGGTGGGCAGCATGCTGGGTGCGCGTCTGGCAGACAAAAATCTGTTGCATGCCATTGCTGGCCTGTTGCTGTGGAATGCTGTGGTTTTAGGTGGTGCCTCTATCGCGATGGCATATACAATATCAGCAATCATCTGGGTATTTCTACTCGGCACCCTGGTCGCTATCGGCCCAGCCTTGCAGATACGCTTGATGGACGTGGCAGGTGATGCGCAAACCCTGGCCGCTGCCCTGAATCATTCTGCTTTCAATGTCGCCAATGCACTCGGTGCCTGGCTGGGTGGCGTGGTCATCACGATGGGATATGGCTGGACCTCAACTGGCTGGCTGGGCGCATTGTTGGCACTGGGTGGGCTGGCTGTCTTTGGACTGTCGATTAGAAAATAAGGTTAGAAATAAGGTCAGTATTCAGTCACCTCAAAAGCAGTCTACAATGAGAACAGAGAAATGGAATAAAGTCCGGCTCGCTATTGTCAAGGAGAGTGCACATGTCCATCACACCAGAGCAACTGCAAGAACTGATGAAAGAAGTGGAGCAGGAAGACCCGATAGATTTTGCTGACCTGCCCTTTGAAGAAGATGAGCTGCGCGCCATCACTGCCCAACATCTGTGCGACATGGCAGATGCGATGAAAAACTTCAGCAATGAAGACAGGCAGGTCACCTTGCTGGCAGTCGCAGCAAAGCTGGTGCTGGAAAATCTGGTCCTGCATGTGCAGTTATTGCGCCAGCATGACATCCCACTGAGTCAGCAAGTCAGCAGCCTTTTGCAAAACATCAAAAAGAAATAAATCATTCACCATTAAACCGCATGCCTGAATCCACACTCGCTGATACCAGACCAGCACGCCAGTTCCTGCTCATCCCCGGCTTCATGTGTGATGCCAGTTTATGGAAATTCATGTTGCCCGGGCTGGAGCAACTGGGGCAAGTGCATTTCGCTGATCTGAATGAGGGAAACAGCATAGAAGACATGGCAACACGCCTGCTCCCGGTATTGCCTGACAAGGCCATCATCATCGGTTTTTCTCTGGGT
It encodes the following:
- a CDS encoding NAD(P)-dependent oxidoreductase; its protein translation is MKIALIGGTGFVGTPVLAELLSRGHEVTLLVRNPSKVAAQAGLSVVKADVLDAAQVTQAVAGQDAVVSAYNPGWGEAQIHDLFLQGTQAIFTGIKQAGVKRLLVVGGAGSLFVAPGVQLVDTPEFPAEYKQGALAAREALNLIKKEDSLEWSFLSPPIGLAPGERSGQYRVGADNLLPGVADAPAGISVQDLAVAIVDELETPKHIQKRFTVAN
- a CDS encoding MFS transporter, translated to MPNAISTTPASVSAKADENTQRKFLYAVTALGLGAFAIGTGEFAMMGLLPEVAKDLAVSIPEAGHVVSAYAFGVVIGAPLFAVLTAGWPRRTLLIALILLFAASNFAGTLTTDFLSLNIVRFIAGLPHGAYFGVATLVAANMVAPQKRATAVGLVILGLTSSTLLGVPAATWLGQTWGWQAAYVFVASLAVISSVAVYFAVPDVLAAKNANPGSELTALANKQVWLTLGIGAVGFGGMFAVFSYIKPILTEVTKLSADVIPLILSLFGVGMVVGSMLGARLADKNLLHAIAGLLLWNAVVLGGASIAMAYTISAIIWVFLLGTLVAIGPALQIRLMDVAGDAQTLAAALNHSAFNVANALGAWLGGVVITMGYGWTSTGWLGALLALGGLAVFGLSIRK
- a CDS encoding LysR family transcriptional regulator encodes the protein MEQYKRMALFAEVVSAGSLTSAARKLGMTPSAVSQHLRALEADLGLSLLHRSTRKLTLTEAGARYFEGCAAMVAAARSAEQALARHRDEPQGELRIAAPIGFGGMLAQALAPLQKYPKLSLCLLVDDAVVDLIDERIDIALRVGNLPDSSLVARKLGSMPAQLCAAPSYLNEHGWPQHPQDLEQHVWLGGASSRHLQLSGPDRANIEMKLPVRIRATQVTALHALCVAGWGISIAVSEDDHQALANGSLVAVLPDWKLPDLVMHAITPRRDEQPAKVRHALALLAEHVARYAM